Proteins encoded by one window of uncultured Cohaesibacter sp.:
- a CDS encoding BCCT family transporter produces the protein MQSRYREGAIDKWVFYPALIVTLIMGVYFLYDPAGSNALLGKIHSFTTNELGWFFLVTTFAAVSFCLYLALGRMGGIVLGDAGQKPTFSTFTWLGLIFTSGTGGSVLYLGSVEWIWIMQSPPFGIEAGSNDAARWASAYGMFHWGPSAWAWYICCAIPMGYFFFIRKQKNMKINEFVRPVLGKQSDGLAGHAVNFLYMFGMIGGVMTSLALGTPAISGVIVYLFGWESSNAFVDTFVIFLWTFIPLAALIFGLEKGVSLLSKWNVRLDIAWLIGILICGPTAFILNQSVDGLGLLLQNFIYMSFVTDVLRKTGFPQGWTVFYFAWWVVYAVPFGLFIAKISKGRTIREIVFGGLIFGSLGCMVFYMVLPGFGIELQTTGQADLMAAMSEGGRGKVVTTMLSHLPVSALFIFLFGLIALISYITGHCAVGYALAAATQQELRDDQDPAKWNVAFWLILAGGVSLALYFINPESLKPLQTVSILTGFPLVFVVYLLCASFMKAIKQDYARGLPEPDADAKIWLKLDAKAPAE, from the coding sequence ATGCAATCTCGGTATCGAGAGGGCGCAATCGACAAATGGGTGTTCTACCCGGCACTCATCGTCACCCTGATCATGGGTGTGTATTTTCTTTATGACCCCGCGGGGAGCAACGCGCTTCTGGGCAAGATCCACTCGTTCACGACCAACGAGCTGGGTTGGTTCTTTCTCGTCACGACCTTTGCAGCGGTTTCCTTCTGCCTCTATCTGGCCCTTGGCCGGATGGGCGGCATTGTGCTGGGTGATGCGGGTCAGAAGCCGACCTTCAGTACCTTCACCTGGCTCGGCCTGATCTTCACTTCCGGCACCGGTGGCTCCGTACTCTATCTTGGTAGCGTGGAGTGGATCTGGATCATGCAGTCGCCCCCCTTCGGCATCGAGGCAGGATCCAATGATGCAGCTCGATGGGCCTCTGCCTATGGCATGTTCCATTGGGGTCCAAGCGCTTGGGCCTGGTACATCTGCTGTGCCATTCCGATGGGCTATTTCTTCTTCATCCGCAAACAGAAAAACATGAAGATCAACGAGTTCGTTCGCCCGGTTCTGGGCAAACAGTCTGATGGACTTGCCGGTCATGCGGTGAACTTCCTCTACATGTTCGGCATGATCGGTGGCGTGATGACGTCGCTGGCACTTGGAACGCCTGCGATTTCCGGCGTGATTGTCTATCTGTTCGGCTGGGAAAGCTCGAATGCCTTCGTTGATACCTTCGTGATCTTCCTGTGGACCTTCATTCCGCTGGCAGCATTGATCTTCGGTCTCGAAAAGGGTGTTTCGCTTCTGTCCAAATGGAACGTGCGCCTCGACATCGCGTGGCTCATCGGCATTCTCATCTGTGGTCCGACGGCCTTCATTCTCAACCAGTCGGTGGATGGCCTCGGCCTGTTGTTGCAGAACTTCATCTATATGAGCTTTGTCACCGATGTGCTGCGCAAGACCGGCTTCCCGCAAGGCTGGACCGTGTTCTACTTTGCATGGTGGGTGGTTTATGCTGTGCCGTTCGGCCTCTTCATTGCCAAGATCTCCAAAGGGCGCACCATTCGCGAAATCGTCTTTGGCGGTCTGATCTTCGGGTCGCTGGGCTGCATGGTTTTCTACATGGTTCTGCCCGGTTTCGGCATTGAGCTGCAGACAACGGGTCAGGCCGATCTGATGGCTGCCATGAGCGAAGGCGGTCGCGGCAAGGTGGTCACCACCATGCTCTCGCATTTGCCTGTGTCCGCGCTGTTCATCTTCCTGTTCGGGTTGATCGCGCTGATCTCCTACATCACCGGGCACTGTGCGGTTGGCTACGCTCTGGCTGCTGCCACCCAGCAGGAACTGCGTGATGATCAGGATCCGGCGAAATGGAACGTCGCCTTCTGGCTGATCCTTGCCGGTGGTGTTTCTTTGGCGCTCTATTTCATCAACCCCGAGTCCCTCAAGCCTTTGCAGACGGTCTCCATTCTGACAGGCTTCCCGCTGGTCTTTGTGGTCTATCTGCTTTGCGCGTCTTTCATGAAGGCGATCAAACAGGATTATGCTCGGGGGCTGCCCGAACCGGACGCTGACGCCAAGATCTGGCTGAAACTGGACGCCAAGGCCCCTGCCGAATAA